A stretch of the Haloplanus aerogenes genome encodes the following:
- a CDS encoding Rossmann-fold NAD(P)-binding domain-containing protein, which translates to MDEYDSTEAALGEIDRYDAVIVRVASLDADVIARGDRLKVIAKHGAGLDNVDTEAKSNRGIVVCNTPGANARSVAEHAVALLLAVRRNLRTADRHVRSGGIGVRSPATNSPAIRSDCSASGPSQGKRRTSQTGWDRQSSSTTRTSWTTTCHPGSGE; encoded by the coding sequence ATGGACGAGTACGACAGCACCGAAGCGGCACTCGGCGAGATCGACCGGTACGACGCCGTCATTGTCAGGGTTGCATCCCTCGATGCGGACGTTATCGCCCGGGGCGATCGCCTGAAAGTCATCGCCAAACACGGGGCCGGACTCGATAACGTCGACACTGAGGCGAAGTCGAACCGTGGTATCGTGGTCTGCAACACCCCGGGTGCGAACGCACGGTCCGTCGCGGAACACGCGGTCGCATTGCTGCTTGCCGTCCGTCGCAACCTCCGGACTGCCGATAGACACGTCCGGTCGGGGGGGATCGGGGTGCGTTCACCGGCCACGAACTCACCGGCGATACGCTCGGACTGCTCGGCTTCGGGGCCATCGCAAGGGAAACGGCGGACCTCGCAGACGGGATGGGACAGACAGTCCTCGTCTACGACCCGTACGTCGTGGACGACGACGTGCCATCCCGGTTCAGGCGAGTGA
- a CDS encoding ATP-binding protein, which produces MSESENFNRAEAGYSTSENGTGYALHIVKSLVEMHDRTISVTESDDGGSRFEISGVTLTERDP; this is translated from the coding sequence CTGTCAGAATCTGAGAATTTCAACAGAGCCGAAGCGGGGTATTCGACGAGCGAGAACGGCACAGGATACGCGCTGCACATCGTCAAGAGTCTCGTCGAGATGCACGACCGGACCATCTCGGTTACCGAGAGCGACGATGGCGGTTCCCGTTTCGAGATCAGCGGTGTCACGCTCACCGAGCGCGATCCCTGA
- a CDS encoding UPF0058 family protein — MRKQELVHLHGLLVEVTQSLVDEGTISAEIKNEYVALDTNAYSIHESKSDHEEAVLFLAATLSATLEELTEEQSAISAP; from the coding sequence ATGCGAAAACAGGAACTCGTACACCTTCACGGCTTACTCGTCGAAGTTACGCAGTCTCTGGTCGATGAGGGCACAATCTCAGCCGAGATCAAGAACGAATACGTAGCGCTCGATACAAACGCATACTCTATTCACGAATCAAAAAGCGATCACGAGGAGGCGGTCCTATTCCTCGCTGCCACCCTCAGTGCGACACTCGAAGAGCTGACAGAAGAGCAGTCTGCGATATCGGCTCCGTAA
- a CDS encoding HalOD1 output domain-containing protein, with translation MERTVKAGQSTSSTLLCAVAEVERCAPTDLPPLHDTLDVDAFDALFSSEADKSPQFAGNLVFEYSDSFVSVWSDRSVTISIPS, from the coding sequence ATGGAACGTACAGTGAAAGCGGGCCAATCGACGAGTTCTACCCTCTTGTGTGCTGTCGCTGAGGTTGAAAGATGTGCACCCACTGATCTTCCTCCACTTCATGACACGTTGGATGTGGATGCATTTGATGCGTTGTTTTCCTCAGAGGCAGACAAATCTCCGCAATTTGCAGGCAATCTCGTGTTCGAATACAGTGATTCCTTTGTTTCGGTCTGGAGTGATCGGTCAGTCACTATCTCGATTCCCTCGTGA
- a CDS encoding universal stress protein, which translates to MELLVAVDGSEESDRALAYATDIANATDGSITLIHVIEPDVYDAGGGEPISPSDRRDRLVIDSLDAAEEQGRAIVDEAIEFASERGQTVSGELLYGQPAKVISEYAEKGEFETLYVGHRGRSERTIEFLGSVARDVVERTTVPVTVVK; encoded by the coding sequence ATGGAATTACTTGTCGCAGTTGATGGCTCAGAAGAGAGCGATCGAGCGCTTGCGTACGCAACGGACATCGCTAACGCGACCGACGGATCGATCACGCTGATCCACGTGATCGAACCGGATGTCTATGACGCTGGTGGTGGGGAGCCGATATCCCCGTCCGACCGCAGGGACCGGCTAGTCATCGATAGTCTTGACGCCGCAGAGGAGCAGGGTCGAGCGATTGTAGACGAGGCGATCGAGTTTGCATCGGAGCGGGGGCAAACCGTGTCTGGAGAACTACTCTACGGCCAACCGGCGAAGGTGATATCCGAATACGCCGAGAAAGGGGAGTTCGAAACGCTCTACGTTGGTCACCGGGGCCGGTCGGAACGAACTATCGAGTTCCTGGGCAGCGTGGCACGAGACGTAGTTGAGCGTACTACCGTTCCGGTCACTGTCGTCAAGTAA
- a CDS encoding universal stress protein: protein MISRILVPMDNSEMALQALEYALENHPDADITVLHVVGGPSPWGGTATSLALEENLEEAAEERAEEVFDDARKLAAEFDIEITTEVQLGHPARAILNSADNFDAVVIGTHGGSLVDRLVIGNVAQKVFRNSPVPVIVAR, encoded by the coding sequence ATGATCTCACGAATTCTCGTGCCGATGGACAACTCGGAAATGGCCCTGCAGGCGCTCGAGTACGCTCTCGAGAACCATCCTGACGCGGATATTACCGTCTTGCACGTCGTGGGCGGACCGTCACCGTGGGGGGGAACAGCCACGTCACTTGCTCTCGAGGAGAATCTCGAAGAGGCCGCCGAGGAGCGCGCGGAGGAGGTATTCGATGACGCCCGGAAACTCGCCGCCGAGTTCGACATCGAAATCACCACTGAGGTTCAGCTGGGGCATCCGGCTCGGGCGATTTTGAACAGCGCCGATAACTTCGATGCGGTCGTCATCGGAACTCACGGCGGCTCGTTGGTCGATCGACTGGTCATCGGGAACGTCGCCCAGAAAGTGTTCCGCAACTCGCCCGTCCCTGTAATTGTTGCTCGGTGA
- a CDS encoding inorganic phosphate transporter, translating into MAELLILVGVIVAVFVGFNIGGSSTGVAFGPAVGSRIVRKVTAGALFTVFAFLGAWTIGRNVITTMSSQIVDAAAFTPAASVGVLFFTGLALLISNLYGVPASTSMTAVGAIVGLGLATGTLNAALMFTILSAWIVAPLIALSTGALIGRYLYPYLDATFAFGRLTNPLIAIDTRKTIPRLSVNENVSPRDIGGSALVVVIACYMGFSAGASNAANAVAPLVGNGAIDPSPAILLAVGAISLGGFTIARRTLATVGDDITDLPILAALIVSTVGATIITVLSWLGIPASLAVSTTSCIIGLGWGRASRARTLAEIATPSPGGESGPVLTTGALKAPPAESAPDVAASPTVGDLAEGETPDPDTQQASLNRVPRVGEEEPEELSAESLFDPAATARIVALWVITPTISVVGAYLLFSLLI; encoded by the coding sequence GTGGCGGAACTACTGATTCTCGTGGGAGTGATAGTGGCGGTGTTCGTCGGCTTCAATATCGGGGGATCATCGACCGGCGTTGCGTTCGGCCCGGCGGTCGGCAGCCGGATCGTCAGGAAGGTCACTGCCGGAGCGCTGTTTACCGTGTTCGCGTTCCTCGGCGCGTGGACGATCGGTCGCAACGTCATCACGACGATGAGTAGTCAAATCGTCGATGCAGCAGCCTTCACGCCCGCGGCGAGCGTCGGCGTCCTCTTTTTCACCGGTCTCGCGCTCCTGATATCGAACCTCTATGGCGTCCCGGCGTCGACCTCGATGACGGCCGTCGGGGCAATCGTCGGACTGGGGTTAGCAACGGGGACACTCAACGCCGCGCTGATGTTTACCATCCTGTCGGCGTGGATCGTCGCTCCGCTGATTGCCCTCTCTACGGGCGCGCTCATCGGCCGGTACCTGTATCCCTACCTCGACGCCACCTTCGCGTTCGGTCGCCTCACGAACCCGTTGATTGCCATCGATACCCGGAAGACGATTCCGCGGCTCTCGGTCAACGAGAACGTGTCTCCCCGGGATATAGGCGGCTCGGCACTCGTGGTGGTGATTGCCTGCTATATGGGGTTCAGCGCTGGAGCCTCGAACGCCGCGAACGCAGTCGCCCCCCTCGTCGGCAACGGAGCTATCGATCCCAGCCCGGCGATTCTTCTGGCGGTCGGGGCGATCAGCCTCGGCGGGTTCACGATCGCCCGACGGACGCTGGCGACCGTTGGCGATGACATCACTGACTTACCGATTCTGGCTGCGCTCATCGTCTCAACCGTGGGAGCGACGATCATCACGGTCCTGTCGTGGCTCGGGATTCCAGCCAGTCTCGCGGTGAGTACGACCAGTTGTATTATCGGGCTCGGATGGGGCCGAGCGAGCCGGGCACGAACGCTCGCAGAAATAGCCACACCGTCTCCTGGTGGCGAGTCCGGTCCGGTACTCACGACCGGCGCACTCAAGGCGCCGCCGGCTGAGAGCGCTCCGGATGTCGCCGCGAGCCCGACGGTCGGCGACCTCGCTGAGGGTGAGACGCCTGATCCAGACACACAGCAGGCGTCTCTGAACCGCGTACCACGGGTCGGCGAAGAAGAGCCCGAGGAACTGTCCGCCGAAAGCCTGTTCGATCCCGCGGCGACGGCTCGCATCGTGGCGCTCTGGGTGATTACGCCGACGATTTCGGTCGTGGGTGCGTACCTCCTGTTTTCACTTCTCATCTAA
- a CDS encoding DEAD/DEAH box helicase — protein sequence MSRQVGRIETLFLHERDGDYLVAVTRDGDRVFRAVLELKETDAGPRPARFRVLRGSSEEPRDPSQFVELARRAERIRISQQTSPEGRERVQEMLDGYQLDALTVRTCRYCASEGRYSPITEDTAIKADRDYICPDCAKRELDTELAYAGGLTGAAEDRLEDLLLEVQDLDRITNLLQGELDPDLTKFDEIGATVEDVDPVQTADLDLHPDLKNQLTNRFDSLLPVQSLSVRNGLLDGDDQLVVSATATGKTLVGELAGIDRALKGKGKLLFLVPLVALANQKEENFKDRYGDLVDVTIRVGGSRVTDDGARFDPSADVVVGTYEGIDHALRTGKDLGDVGTVVIDEIHTLKEGERGHRLDGMISRLKHYCERREGSNGYSGAQWIYLSATVGNPEWLAKNLRATLIEFEERPVPIERHLTFADAQEKTRIENRLVRREFDSKSSKGYRGQTIIFTNSRRRCHEISRKLEYDSAPYHAGLDYGRRKQVERQFGNQDLAAVVTTAALAAGVDFPASQVVFDTLAMGIEWLSVQEFEQMLGRAGRPDYHDQGTVYLLVEPDCTYHNSMEMTEDEVAFKLLKGEMEDVRTVYDLSAAAEETLANITVAGKAAKRLNDRMLGDVPTTQAVGKLLEWEFIDGLEPTPLGRAVTRHFLSPDDAFAILDCIRKGMDPYDLVAELELREDDG from the coding sequence GTGTCACGGCAGGTCGGACGGATCGAGACGCTCTTCCTCCACGAACGCGACGGCGACTACCTCGTCGCCGTCACCCGCGACGGTGACCGGGTGTTTCGGGCCGTCCTCGAACTCAAGGAGACGGACGCCGGCCCCCGCCCCGCCCGATTTCGGGTCCTCAGGGGATCGAGCGAGGAGCCACGCGACCCGAGCCAGTTCGTCGAACTCGCGCGCCGCGCCGAGCGCATCCGCATCTCCCAGCAGACCTCTCCCGAGGGCCGCGAACGGGTGCAGGAGATGCTCGACGGCTACCAACTCGACGCCCTGACGGTCCGCACCTGCCGCTACTGCGCCTCCGAGGGGCGCTACTCGCCCATCACGGAGGACACCGCGATCAAGGCCGACCGGGATTACATCTGCCCCGACTGCGCGAAACGCGAACTCGACACGGAACTCGCGTACGCGGGGGGGTTGACCGGCGCCGCGGAGGACCGACTGGAAGACCTCCTGCTCGAAGTGCAGGACCTCGACCGGATCACCAACCTCCTGCAGGGGGAACTCGACCCTGACCTCACGAAGTTCGACGAAATCGGGGCGACCGTCGAGGACGTGGACCCCGTCCAGACGGCCGACCTCGACCTCCACCCAGACCTGAAGAACCAGCTCACGAACCGCTTCGACTCTCTCCTGCCGGTCCAGAGTCTTTCCGTCCGGAACGGTCTCCTCGATGGCGACGACCAACTGGTCGTCAGCGCGACGGCGACGGGCAAGACGCTCGTGGGCGAACTCGCCGGTATCGACCGCGCGCTGAAGGGGAAGGGGAAGCTGCTCTTTCTCGTCCCTCTCGTCGCCCTCGCCAACCAGAAAGAGGAGAATTTCAAGGATCGGTACGGCGACCTCGTCGACGTGACGATCCGGGTCGGCGGCAGTCGCGTCACCGACGACGGCGCGCGGTTCGACCCCTCCGCCGACGTGGTCGTCGGTACCTACGAGGGCATCGACCACGCCCTGCGGACGGGGAAGGATCTCGGCGACGTGGGGACCGTCGTCATCGACGAGATTCACACCCTGAAAGAGGGGGAGCGCGGCCATCGCCTCGACGGGATGATCTCGCGGCTGAAACACTACTGCGAGCGCCGCGAGGGGTCGAACGGCTATTCGGGCGCCCAGTGGATCTACCTCTCCGCGACGGTGGGTAATCCCGAGTGGCTGGCGAAGAACTTGCGCGCGACACTCATCGAGTTCGAGGAGCGCCCCGTCCCCATCGAGCGCCACCTCACCTTCGCGGACGCACAGGAGAAGACGCGCATCGAGAACCGCCTCGTGCGCCGGGAGTTCGACAGCAAGTCCTCGAAGGGGTATCGCGGTCAGACCATCATCTTCACCAACTCCCGGCGGCGCTGTCACGAGATTTCCCGAAAGCTAGAGTACGACTCCGCGCCGTATCACGCCGGCCTCGATTACGGTCGGCGCAAGCAGGTCGAACGCCAGTTCGGGAATCAGGACCTCGCTGCGGTGGTGACGACGGCGGCACTCGCCGCTGGCGTCGACTTTCCCGCCTCGCAGGTCGTCTTCGACACGCTGGCGATGGGTATCGAGTGGCTGTCGGTGCAGGAGTTCGAGCAGATGCTCGGCCGCGCCGGTCGTCCCGACTACCACGATCAGGGGACCGTCTACCTGCTGGTCGAACCCGACTGCACCTACCACAATAGCATGGAGATGACGGAAGACGAGGTGGCCTTCAAGCTGTTGAAAGGGGAGATGGAGGACGTGCGCACGGTCTACGACCTTTCGGCGGCCGCGGAGGAGACGCTGGCGAACATCACCGTCGCGGGTAAGGCGGCCAAGCGCCTCAACGACCGGATGCTCGGTGACGTGCCGACGACGCAGGCGGTCGGCAAACTGCTGGAGTGGGAGTTCATCGACGGCCTCGAACCGACGCCGCTCGGCCGCGCGGTCACCCGACATTTCCTCTCGCCGGACGACGCCTTCGCCATCCTCGACTGCATCCGGAAGGGGATGGACCCTTACGATCTGGTGGCGGAACTCGAACTGCGCGAAGACGACGGTTAG
- a CDS encoding acyl-CoA thioesterase, whose amino-acid sequence MTDFEYETELQVRFRDLDAMGHVNNAVYATYLEQARVDYYDEILGVGLDDIDTVLVNLQIDYRHEVKLDDETVTIAMGVRDIGRSSVTVAYEMRAGGQVAATAETTQVYVDPEEGGSRPLPEAWVEKMESLRS is encoded by the coding sequence ATGACCGACTTCGAGTACGAAACCGAGTTGCAGGTCCGCTTCCGCGACCTGGACGCGATGGGCCACGTCAACAACGCCGTCTACGCCACCTACCTCGAACAGGCGCGCGTCGACTACTACGACGAGATACTGGGCGTCGGCCTCGACGACATCGACACCGTCCTCGTGAACCTCCAGATCGACTACCGCCACGAAGTGAAACTCGACGACGAGACGGTGACGATTGCGATGGGCGTCCGCGATATCGGTCGGTCGAGCGTCACCGTCGCGTACGAGATGCGGGCCGGGGGGCAGGTGGCCGCCACCGCGGAGACGACGCAGGTCTACGTCGATCCCGAGGAGGGTGGGTCGCGGCCGCTCCCCGAGGCGTGGGTCGAGAAGATGGAGTCGCTCCGGTCCTAA
- a CDS encoding DUF7542 family protein: MAEKRATVTCPDCDRRETFDKLATARSFIETHRDETGHEATWDLHRLDAGVERAGREAGVCGRPECTAEDSPLYLGDR, translated from the coding sequence ATGGCCGAGAAGCGAGCGACGGTAACCTGTCCGGACTGCGACCGGCGCGAGACGTTCGACAAACTCGCGACGGCACGCTCGTTCATCGAGACACACCGCGACGAAACTGGTCACGAAGCGACGTGGGACCTCCACCGTCTCGACGCCGGCGTCGAACGCGCCGGGCGTGAGGCGGGCGTCTGTGGCCGCCCGGAGTGTACGGCCGAGGACTCGCCCCTCTATCTGGGCGACCGGTGA
- a CDS encoding 3-hydroxyacyl-CoA dehydrogenase family protein, with product MSSTTPSTPSAVAVVGAGTMGHGLALQFARHGAGVTLVDHRESNLDDARRGIDDALDFLDSEGWLDADPDAVRTRIDYTLDTAAAVADVDLVIETVSEDLAVKEDVFGTLAAAAPDDAVLATNTSGIPITDIAATVPEAADRVVGCHWWNPPYLLPTVEVVRGTETSDETVDRTAAFVEAVDRQPIRVERDVPGFVWNRIQFAVLRECTHLVAEGVASLEDVERAVRDGYALRTAVVGPFETADLAGLELFRDIAANLYPHLSDADEPGPVFEERLDAGRGGVDDGAGFHEYDESPSDVIRRRNERVVAIMRALD from the coding sequence ATGTCTTCGACCACGCCATCGACGCCGTCGGCCGTCGCCGTCGTCGGCGCCGGCACGATGGGCCACGGCCTCGCGCTCCAGTTCGCCCGCCACGGTGCGGGCGTGACGCTCGTCGACCACCGCGAGTCGAACCTCGACGACGCCCGTCGCGGCATCGACGACGCCCTCGACTTCCTCGATTCGGAGGGATGGCTCGACGCCGACCCCGACGCCGTCCGCACCCGCATCGACTACACGCTCGACACCGCGGCCGCCGTCGCCGACGTGGACCTCGTGATCGAAACCGTCTCCGAGGACCTCGCGGTGAAAGAAGACGTGTTCGGGACGCTGGCGGCGGCCGCGCCGGACGACGCCGTCCTCGCGACCAACACCTCGGGCATCCCGATCACGGATATCGCGGCGACGGTGCCGGAGGCGGCCGACCGGGTCGTCGGCTGTCACTGGTGGAATCCGCCCTACCTGCTGCCGACTGTCGAGGTGGTGCGGGGCACGGAGACGAGCGACGAGACGGTCGACCGCACGGCGGCGTTCGTCGAGGCGGTCGACCGCCAGCCGATCCGGGTCGAACGCGACGTGCCCGGCTTCGTCTGGAACCGCATCCAGTTCGCCGTGCTCCGGGAGTGTACGCATCTGGTGGCGGAGGGTGTCGCCTCGTTAGAAGACGTCGAGCGGGCGGTCCGCGATGGCTACGCCCTGCGGACGGCGGTCGTCGGGCCGTTCGAGACGGCGGATCTCGCCGGTCTCGAACTCTTTCGGGACATCGCAGCGAACCTCTATCCACACCTGAGCGACGCGGACGAACCGGGACCGGTGTTCGAGGAGCGACTGGACGCGGGGCGGGGCGGCGTCGACGACGGCGCGGGTTTCCACGAGTACGACGAATCGCCGTCGGACGTGATCCGGCGGCGCAACGAGCGGGTGGTGGCGATTATGCGGGCGCTGGACTAG
- a CDS encoding DUF7511 domain-containing protein, with protein MSNTSTPDDVPAVHDTNDDGRLRSVVVTYEGTPDRQTLYPPEATETERLTHWLTADADAFHHLDEMR; from the coding sequence ATGTCGAACACCTCAACGCCCGACGACGTCCCGGCCGTCCACGACACGAACGACGACGGCCGCCTCCGCTCCGTCGTCGTCACTTACGAGGGGACGCCCGACCGGCAGACGCTCTACCCGCCCGAGGCGACGGAGACGGAACGCCTCACCCACTGGTTGACCGCCGACGCCGACGCGTTCCACCACCTCGACGAGATGCGCTAG
- a CDS encoding MaoC family dehydratase: MDTPMTGLYYEEFEVGETYDHDKRRTITESDNQRFCDMTMNQQPLHLDAEFAAETEFGERIVNGLYTMSLAVGLSVPDTTDGTIVANLAYDDVEHPAPVYHGDTLRARTTVTDKRETSDGERGVVTMHVEAFVEDRLVCEFDRTVLARKRP; this comes from the coding sequence ATGGATACACCGATGACCGGGCTCTACTACGAGGAATTCGAGGTGGGGGAGACGTACGACCACGACAAGCGCCGGACGATCACCGAGAGCGACAACCAGCGCTTCTGCGACATGACGATGAACCAACAGCCACTCCACCTCGACGCCGAATTCGCCGCGGAGACGGAGTTTGGGGAGCGGATCGTCAACGGCCTCTACACCATGAGCCTCGCGGTGGGGCTGTCCGTCCCGGACACCACCGACGGCACCATCGTCGCCAACCTCGCGTACGACGACGTGGAACACCCCGCACCCGTCTACCACGGCGACACCCTCCGCGCGCGGACGACCGTCACCGACAAACGCGAGACGAGCGACGGCGAACGCGGTGTCGTCACCATGCACGTCGAGGCGTTCGTCGAGGATCGGCTGGTCTGCGAGTTCGACCGCACCGTCCTCGCGCGCAAGCGGCCGTAA
- a CDS encoding OsmC family protein, with protein MINNVDVDRLGSLAEKVQTDPETGKLTFEAETELVSGLECRTAIDNASGESPEFLVTSDEPEQLLGERKGPNPVEYVLAALGSCLAIGYSAHGAAMGVEINEMRFELEGDLDLRGFLGVDEDVRGGYDEIRCTMHLDADGPEEKIEELRDVGEAISPVLDIIRNEVDVKTEIET; from the coding sequence GTGATAAACAACGTGGACGTGGACCGGCTGGGGTCGCTGGCTGAGAAGGTGCAGACTGACCCCGAGACGGGGAAGTTGACGTTCGAGGCGGAGACGGAACTGGTGAGTGGGCTCGAATGCCGGACGGCGATAGACAACGCCAGCGGGGAGAGTCCGGAGTTCCTGGTCACCTCGGACGAACCGGAGCAGTTGCTGGGAGAGCGGAAGGGGCCGAATCCGGTAGAGTACGTTCTCGCCGCGCTCGGCTCGTGTCTGGCTATCGGTTACTCCGCGCACGGAGCCGCGATGGGCGTCGAAATCAACGAAATGCGGTTCGAACTCGAGGGTGATCTCGACCTCCGGGGCTTCCTGGGTGTCGACGAGGACGTACGCGGTGGCTACGACGAAATCCGGTGTACGATGCATCTCGACGCCGACGGTCCCGAGGAGAAAATCGAGGAACTCCGTGATGTCGGCGAAGCGATTTCGCCCGTGCTTGACATCATCCGAAACGAGGTGGACGTCAAGACGGAGATCGAGACGTAG
- a CDS encoding acyl-CoA carboxylase subunit beta, with amino-acid sequence MTRDVRVPDPTAEEAEAIARALAVRFGERVRVFDEDGDDPIAEGDPPEGGVSGRPSEDDTADTDAGPTDREDRLWDEIEDILQGGPEKYRERQEEASKLFVRDRLDLWFEGLTFEDGKFANFDAWHPNAPDADKSDRLPADGLITGAATFEGRAVHVMANDYTVKAGSMARRGVEKLLRLQQRALKNGKPALYLMDSSGGRIDQQTGFFANREGIGKVYYNHSMLSGRVPQICVLYGPCIAGAAYTPIFADFTIMVEGSAMAIASPRMVEMVTGEDITLDELGGPAVHAAESGSADLVARDEEHARELVARLLSYLPDNADADPPRTEGVAPAKSPDGIDSVVPESPRKGYDVRDLIERIVDAGSLFELKPEYGAEIVTAFARLDGRPVGIVANQPATRAGAIFPDSAEKAAEFVWTCDAYGIPLLYLCDTPGFMAGSQVETEGILEKGKKMIYAAASATVPKQCVVVRKAYGAGIYAMSGPAYEPDSTLALPGGEIAIMGPEAAINAVYARKLAAIDDPEERAREEDRLREEYRRDIDVHRMASEVVIDEIVPPSTLRDELVSRFDFYETMEKDLPDKKHGTIL; translated from the coding sequence ATGACGCGGGACGTACGCGTCCCCGATCCCACGGCGGAGGAGGCGGAGGCCATCGCCCGCGCCCTCGCCGTCCGGTTCGGGGAGCGGGTCCGGGTGTTCGACGAGGACGGCGACGACCCGATTGCCGAGGGCGACCCGCCCGAGGGCGGCGTGAGCGGGCGGCCGAGCGAGGACGACACCGCCGATACCGACGCCGGGCCGACCGACCGCGAAGACCGCCTCTGGGACGAAATCGAGGACATCCTGCAGGGCGGCCCGGAGAAGTACCGCGAGCGACAGGAGGAGGCGAGCAAACTGTTCGTCCGCGACCGCCTCGATCTGTGGTTCGAGGGGCTAACCTTCGAGGACGGCAAGTTCGCGAACTTCGACGCGTGGCATCCGAACGCACCGGACGCCGACAAGTCGGACCGCCTCCCTGCCGACGGCCTGATCACCGGTGCGGCGACGTTCGAGGGGCGCGCGGTCCACGTCATGGCCAACGACTACACGGTCAAGGCGGGGTCGATGGCCCGACGGGGCGTCGAGAAACTGCTCCGCCTCCAGCAACGCGCGCTCAAGAACGGCAAACCGGCACTCTACCTGATGGACTCCTCTGGCGGCCGGATCGACCAGCAGACCGGCTTCTTCGCCAACCGCGAGGGGATCGGGAAGGTGTACTACAACCACTCGATGCTCTCCGGACGCGTCCCGCAGATCTGCGTCCTCTACGGCCCGTGTATCGCCGGCGCGGCCTACACCCCCATCTTCGCCGACTTCACGATCATGGTCGAGGGGTCGGCCATGGCTATCGCCTCGCCCCGGATGGTCGAGATGGTGACGGGCGAGGACATCACGCTGGACGAGTTGGGCGGCCCCGCCGTCCACGCCGCCGAATCGGGGAGCGCCGACCTCGTCGCCCGCGACGAGGAACACGCCCGCGAACTCGTCGCGCGCCTGCTCTCGTACCTGCCCGACAACGCCGACGCCGACCCGCCACGGACCGAGGGGGTGGCACCCGCGAAGTCGCCGGACGGCATCGACTCGGTCGTCCCCGAATCCCCGCGAAAGGGGTACGACGTGCGCGACCTGATCGAACGGATCGTCGACGCCGGCTCCCTGTTCGAACTGAAACCGGAGTACGGCGCGGAGATCGTCACGGCGTTCGCTCGCCTCGACGGCCGGCCGGTGGGCATCGTCGCCAATCAGCCCGCGACCCGCGCGGGCGCTATCTTCCCCGACTCGGCCGAGAAGGCGGCGGAGTTCGTCTGGACCTGTGACGCCTACGGGATTCCCCTGCTCTATCTCTGTGATACGCCCGGATTCATGGCTGGCTCACAGGTCGAGACGGAGGGGATTCTGGAGAAGGGGAAAAAGATGATCTACGCGGCGGCGTCGGCGACGGTACCCAAACAGTGCGTCGTCGTGCGGAAGGCCTACGGCGCGGGCATCTACGCCATGTCGGGACCGGCGTACGAACCCGATTCGACGCTCGCGCTCCCGGGCGGTGAAATCGCGATCATGGGCCCGGAGGCGGCGATCAACGCCGTCTACGCCCGAAAACTCGCTGCCATCGACGACCCCGAGGAGCGGGCACGGGAGGAAGACCGCCTCCGCGAGGAGTACCGTCGCGACATCGACGTGCATCGCATGGCGAGCGAGGTGGTCATCGACGAAATCGTGCCACCCAGCACGCTCCGCGACGAACTCGTCTCGCGGTTCGACTTCTACGAGACGATGGAGAAGGATCTGCCCGACAAGAAACACGGGACGATCCTCTAG